TCCATAGTGGGGACCCCTTGTCCCATTGGCTGCTGGTTTTGACTTGCTGAATAAGGATCTTGGAAGCCTTGCTCCGCAGTGGCGCTAGTGTCATGATACAAGCTGTGGGAGTACCTCCTATCCAGCCCatcagcaggctggggctgggggggcactgcGACATAGGGCCTCTCTGGAGCAGGATAGTAGCCTTGGGCTCGGTAGGGATTCTGGTCCTCCCCATATTCCTCATACCGTGCCCTGGACTGGAAGGGGTATAGGACAccgacaccagcagcagctgatgCAACAGCGCCCCCTCCGTTTCCTGTGCTGCGGTAGTACAGGTAGCCTTCGTCATAGCCCCGAGACACCTGGGCATCGTAGGGCTCATGCTGGTTCCCaaaagggggctgggggaaggggaactgTGAGTAGGAGGGCTGCCCAAAGGAGGAGTGTGAGAATGAAGAAGAGGCCGCGACGGTGGCAGCGGAGGAGCTGGTCTGTCGTTGCCGGCTGGTGGATGGCCTGATCCGCTGGGAGCTGGTGCTGTCTCCGACGGGACCTTCCCGCCAGTTCTCCGGGACTTGGCCAAAGCCGAATGGGTGCCGTGTCTGGCCCCGGATGGTGTCAGAGCCCACCCTGACTGGCAAGGTGGGCGCTTGCCTCCTGaggttcccctgcccccttctgctTTGACTCCTGGGGGTGTCAGCTAGCAGGACCCTGGTGCTGCCATCCGCCGGCTCCTGGCCAGCGCGCACGTACTCAGACCCTGTATTCAAGAGGCTGTACACCCTGCCATTGTTCTCCCACTGGATCATCTGCCTCCACCGATTGCCGTCTGTGTtgctgctctgtggctgctgcccATGGACCAGCAGAAAGATCCCACAGCCCATCACAGCCCACCAGTCGCACAAGCCACAGGCCGTCATTGTGGCCAAAGAGGAGCGGATGATTTAATGGCTAGTAtttgcaaaaccaaaccaaagagGCAGCCTGAATGGCCTCTGCCAGCTGTTCCTCTCTCCAGAGCCTCTACGCTGCTTCCTGATGTGAACAGCTCTAACTCTGTCCATTCCTGGCCTGTTCTAAACTGCACAGCTCTCCCGCAGGCTGCATGGCCAGGCCAACATATGTGGAATTGACTTGGGAGATGAAAGGAGGAAAAGAGCCGCTTTTGGTCTCAAGGCTTCAGTAAAGTTTGCAGGGCTTCTCCGTGAATGGTTTTCACATTGCTGCTATGTTCCGAGCAGGgatgttcctctctctctctctctcactctctctctgggcTGGATGGATTTACTCCTCCTGATCTCAATGAATAAGCAACAGGCTGTGAAAAGTTTGGAGAGGTTTGAGGACAGCTCGTGTGACGTTCCTCCACTGGGTCCTAGAGCCCATCAGTTTTCAGTAATTCAGCAGCACTACACAATTTCCCCAAGGCTATTTTATATATGGTGTTTGAGTAAAACAGTCCCAAGATGGAACACTATTTATGAGCAACAAGTGTCCGTGCAGTTCAGTGCAACCGTTGTTTCTTCCTGAAACAGCCAGTTTGAATAAAGCTGACTGTTTTAACAGCAATGCGCGCTTTTTGCCCAGaaatctcaaagctctttacatcAGAATCCTCCTGTTACTGATGGAGTCAGTGAGATGCTCGGCCAGGTAGAGTGACCTGAAGGTCACAAGAATGAGTTAGTGACAGATCTGGAGGCAGACCCTACCTTTTCTGTCTTGCAGGACCCCATTTTTTCCCATGAAATGGGAGAAAAGTTCAGACTGCAAAAATCAGACATGGCTACTGATACCCTGCAAGTCTGGGGCTATGTAGATCCAGGGCCCATCTCAAAATGAAATGCATTCCTGGATTTcagaggttttaaggccagaaaggaacattctgatctagtccaacctcctgcatagCCCAGGCCAGAAAACCTCACTCAGTGTTTCCCACATTGAGCCTAGTTGACCATGAGTGTATATTTTAAGAAGACATCCAATCTTAATGTAATATACATGAAACATCCCTAATAtagatggagaatttaccacagcccttggtagtctgttccaatggttagaTTCACTAGGATTTTGTACTCCAATCCTTTTCATAGTTTTGACCCTTCAGTTTGATGTCTTCTCTCTGAGATCCCCTGAATTTTTTAACCGCTGTCTTAGCCACAGAGtgtgggtcatgttttcaaactgGTTTGTATCTCTCAGATTGTGCCTGCAGGTTTTtgcattagagctggttgaacaaaCAAAATGTCTGTCCCACAGAAAATTCTATGACATTTGAATTTGGTTTTGTCCTTGTGACGGGATGGACTAGtgtgaggccccctgctggaggccttttgg
The nucleotide sequence above comes from Natator depressus isolate rNatDep1 chromosome 10, rNatDep2.hap1, whole genome shotgun sequence. Encoded proteins:
- the LOXL1 gene encoding lysyl oxidase homolog 1 — protein: MTACGLCDWWAVMGCGIFLLVHGQQPQSSNTDGNRWRQMIQWENNGRVYSLLNTGSEYVRAGQEPADGSTRVLLADTPRSQSRRGQGNLRRQAPTLPVRVGSDTIRGQTRHPFGFGQVPENWREGPVGDSTSSQRIRPSTSRQRQTSSSAATVAASSSFSHSSFGQPSYSQFPFPQPPFGNQHEPYDAQVSRGYDEGYLYYRSTGNGGGAVASAAAGVGVLYPFQSRARYEEYGEDQNPYRAQGYYPAPERPYVAVPPQPQPADGLDRRYSHSLYHDTSATAEQGFQDPYSASQNQQPMGQGVPTMDNLQLSPGSPLGASPGYDPRLGRYPPYGNMPLEPYVPPHNVEPQPPFRNLDPYGAPRPEPYLPVRSPEAPQVISDNQARVSVGSVYRPPQNGRGLPDLVPDPNYVQASTYIQRAHLYSLRCAAEEKCLASTAYTPEATDYDIRVLLRFPQRVKNQGTADFLPNRPRHNWEWHSCHQHYHSMDEFSHYDLLDAATGRKVAEGHKASFCLEDTTCDFGNLKRYACTSHTQGLSPGCYDTYNADIDCQWIDITDVQPGNYILKVQVNPKYLVLESDFTNNVVRCNIHYTGRYVATTNCKIAQS